A part of Girardinichthys multiradiatus isolate DD_20200921_A chromosome 12, DD_fGirMul_XY1, whole genome shotgun sequence genomic DNA contains:
- the ercc8 gene encoding DNA excision repair protein ERCC-8, producing the protein MLYIIGKMFPMDYKLTSATRFLEVEAMLGFLSARQAGLDDPLRLRRAESTRRVLSLTLNPDRDVDRIHGNGINTIDIDAIEGRYMLSGGADGVIVIYDLENHSGKQQYTCNPVRTVGRSSRHVHKFSVETVQWYPYDTGMFVSSSFDKTMKVWDTETLKPAEMFEFEDNVYSHHLSPIARKHSLIAVGTKNPKIQLCDLKSGSRIHILQGHRAEVLSVRWSPRYEYILATASADSKVNVWDVRRASGSLFTLDQHNGEKSKASSQTVNTAHNGRVNGVCYTADGLYLLTTGTDDRMRLWNSATGENTLVNYGKVCNESRKQLQFTVSRGCSPEFVFVPCGSSVAVYALHTGELITMLRGHYNNVDCCEFHPDFQELYSGGKDGNLLAWVPVVRTADVEEVSNGENKGAASLSAVNPAFQDNWSSDED; encoded by the exons ATGCTCTATATAATCGGCAAAATGTTCCCCATGGATTACAAACTCACCTCAGC AACCAGATTTCTTGAAGTTGAAGCAATGCTAGGATTCTTATCAGCACGGCAGGCTGGTCTGGATGACCCTTTGCGACTTAGACGTGCAGAGTCAACGAGGAG AGTCCTCAGCCTGACGTTAAACCCTGACAGAGATGTGGACCGAATCCATGGAAATGGGATTAATACCATTGACATTGATGCCATTGAAGGCAGATA TATGTTGTCTGGTGGTGCAGATGGAGTTATTGTCATCTATGACCTGGAGAACCACAGTGGGAAACAACAATACACCTGCAATCCAGTCCGGACTGTTGGAAG gtcaagccgaCATGTCCACAAATTCAGTGTGGAGACAGTCCAGTGGTATCCTTATGACACAGGAATGTTTGTCTCTAGTTCCTTTGACAAGACCATGAAAGTGTGGGACACAGAGACTTTAAAG cctgcTGAAATGTTTGAGTTCGAGGACAATGTCTACAGTCACCACCTTTCGCCCATTGCCAGGAAGCACAGTCTCATCGCAG tgGGTACCAAAAACCCTAAAATCCAACTTTGTGACCTGAAGTCCGGTTCACGGATCCACATCCTGCAGG GTCATAGAGCAGAAGTACTGTCTGTGCGATGGTCGCCAAGATACGAGTACATCTTAGCGACTGCCAG TGCAGACAGCAAGGTGAACGTTTGGGATGTGCGCCGAGCTTCAGGTAGTCTTTTCACTTTGGATCAGCACAATGGGGAGAAGTCGAAAGCCTCCTCTCAGACAG TAAACACAGCCCATAACGGCAGAGTGAATGGCGTTTGCTATACTGCTGATGGCCTCTACCTCCTAACCACTGGCACAGATGACCGCATGAGACTATGGAATAGCGCCACTGGGGAAAATACACTG GTAAATTATGGCAAGGTCTGCAACGAGAGCCGTAAACAGCTGCAGTTCACCGTGTCTCGTGGCTGCAGCCCAGAGTTTGTGTTCGTGCCATGCGGCAGCTCCGTGGCGGTGTACGCGCTCCACACAGGAGAGCTGATCACTATGCTCAGGGGTCACTACAACAACGTGGACTGCTGCGAGTTCCACCCAGACTTCCAG GAGCTGTACAGTGGAGGTAAAGACGGTAACCTCCTGGCGTGGGTTCCTGTCGTCCGTACCGCAGATGTGGAAGAAGTGTCAAATGGTGAAAATAAG GGTGCTGCTAGCCTTTCTGCTGTGAACCCTGCCTTTcaagacaactggagcagtgaTGAAGATTAA
- the elovl7a gene encoding elongation of very long chain fatty acids protein 7a, whose product MELSNIKTSVAVIYDGFFQNADSRTENWLLMSSPLTQTIIILAYIYFVTSLGPRLMENRKAFDLKGVLIVYNFAVVALSVYMCYEFVMSGWGTGYSFHCDLVDYSDKPQAMRMAATCWLFYFSKFIEMLDTIFFVLRKKNSQVTFLHVYHHSIMPFTWWFGVRFSPGGMGTFHALLNCVVHVIMYTYYGLTAMGPNYQKYLWWKKYLTTIQLIQFVMVTTHISQYFFIKDCPYQFPIFIYIIGLYGLIFLFLFLNFWYHAYTKGKRLPKVLQAQTWAHHTNGVMNGNVDHDKYQ is encoded by the exons ATGGAGCTTTCTAATATTAAGACCTCCGTTGCAGTCATTTATGATGGGTTCTTCCAAAATGCAG ATTCGCGGACAGAAAACTGGCTGCTCATGTCGTCTCCTCTCACCCAAACAATCATCATCCTAGCTTACATCTACTTCGTCACGTCGCTGGGGCCTCGGTTGATGGAGAACCGGAAAGCCTTCGACCTGAAGGGAGTTCTTATTGTCTACAACTTCGCTGTGGTGGCTCTCTCGGTCTACATGTGCTATGAG TTTGTGATGTCAGGATGGGGAACCGGGTATTCATTTCACTGCGACCTTGTCGACTACTCGGACAAACCACAGGCTATGAGG ATGGCAGCGACGTGCTGGCTTTTCTACTTCTCAAAGTTTATCGAGATGCTCGACACG atcttctttgtgctgaggaaGAAGAACAGCCAGGTGACGTTTCTTCATGTCTACCATCACTCCATTATGCCCTTCACCTGGTGGTTTGGGGTTCGTTTTTCTCCAG GTGGAATGGGAACTTTTCACGCCCTTCTTAACTGTGTCGTCCATGTTATCATGTATACCTACTACGGGCTGACTGCCATGGGCCCCAACTACCAGAAGTACCTGTGGTGGAAAAAGTACCTCACTACCATTCAGCTG ATCCAGTTTGTCATGGTTACCACCCACATCTCCCAGTATTTCTTCATCAAGGACTGCCCATACCAGTTCCCCATCTTTATCTACATCATCGGCCTGTACGGCCTGATTTTCCTGTTCCTTTTCCTCAACTTCTGGTACCACGCTTACACCAAGGGGAAGAGGCTGCCTAAGGTGCTGCAGGCTCAGACATGGGCGCACCACACTAATGGAGTCATGAACGGAAATGTAGACCATGACAAATATCAGTGA